TATTAATTTAATTTTATAGTCATCTTCTATTTCTTTATTGACTATTATTTTAGGTTGTAAAGGTTCAATTTTATTAATACAAGATATTGCATAAGCATTCTCTGCATAATTAGAAATATTTTTTCTTATTTTATTTAAATCATTTTTATTTGATATTTTAATCAGTAATTCATTTTCACCCATAAGTCCAATAATATTATAACTAGAATTTATTTTAAATACTCTCCCTACCTCTGCTCTATGACCTTTCGCCTTAGCATAATCTTGAATTTTAGTTTTTATTATAGCAGGTATAAAATCCTCACCCTCAGGACGCCTTTCAAGAATATCTTCTATTTCACTTAAATTATCATCTAATTCAATACTATGTTTAACTAAAGTTTCACCTTCTAAAATCCATTTAGGTAGTTTTCCACTACCACCACCTTCTGTCCTACTATTGTCTATTTCCCTTTTTGCAAAAAATTTTATAGGTGCATTATTATCCATATTGCCATCTCCATTATTATTTATTATTTATTGTTTCTCGAACTCTTCTAATAGGTAAATCAAAAAAATCTACAATTTCTTTTTGGGTGACTCCATATAAATTCAAATATTTGATTAACTCATCTTCATTACTTACATTATGGTTTTTAAATAAGAAAATCTCATATATTATTTGAATGAATTCTATAATATCCTTTTCTTTCATTATAGATTTCTTGATTGATGTATACATAATACTTTTTATATCGGCTGGACTTAGGTCCTTTACTGCATCTAATAAATATTCTAATTTTTTCTCATTAGATATAAAATCTATTTTGAAATCACTTGAGTATTTTTTAACTAATTTTCTTATCTGTTCTTTTTGTGGTCTTTCTAACTCAATAATCTTATTAAATCGCCTCCAAATTGCTGGATCTAATAACTCATGATGATTAGTTGCTGCTATTAATATACTATTTTCACTAAATTCATCTATATTCTGTAGCAAGCTATTTACTACCCTTTTTAATTCTCCTAGTTCATTTTTATCATCTCTTACTTTAGCTATAACATCAAACTCATCCAAAAATAATATACATGGCCTCTTCGATGCGTATTCAAATATCTTTCTTATATTCTTGGCTGTATTACCCAACAATGAAGATAACAATGAATCAAATCGTGCTGTTACCAATGGTAAATTAGTTTTACAACTTATATATCTAGCTAAAGATGTTTTTCCACATCCAGGAGGTCCATATAATAATAAAGTGTTATTAACATCAATCCCTTTCCTTTTCAATATATCTCTATATTCAAAAGTTTTTGTGAAATCCTCTATTTCTGAATTTATAAATTTATCAAATACCAATTCTTCAAAATTTGAAGTTGGCATTTTTATATCAACTATATCCATTCTACTCTCTTGGTCTACTGGTTTTGTAGAAAACGAATCTAACGCAACCATTCTTGTATTATTAGATTCTACAGTATTTAATATTTTTTTTGATAGATTTTCTTCGCCTTCTTTTCTTAAGTTCTCTGCAAGTACCTTTGAATAATTAATTACTTTTTCTTTATCTCCTTTAAGGGCACCTTCGATTATTTTTATCAACTCTGTATACATAATTAATCTCTCCTTATGTTTTATATAATACGCTTTATTAACTTTAAAGTCAATATTTTGTTATT
The DNA window shown above is from Clostridium beijerinckii and carries:
- a CDS encoding ATPase, which translates into the protein MYTELIKIIEGALKGDKEKVINYSKVLAENLRKEGEENLSKKILNTVESNNTRMVALDSFSTKPVDQESRMDIVDIKMPTSNFEELVFDKFINSEIEDFTKTFEYRDILKRKGIDVNNTLLLYGPPGCGKTSLARYISCKTNLPLVTARFDSLLSSLLGNTAKNIRKIFEYASKRPCILFLDEFDVIAKVRDDKNELGELKRVVNSLLQNIDEFSENSILIAATNHHELLDPAIWRRFNKIIELERPQKEQIRKLVKKYSSDFKIDFISNEKKLEYLLDAVKDLSPADIKSIMYTSIKKSIMKEKDIIEFIQIIYEIFLFKNHNVSNEDELIKYLNLYGVTQKEIVDFFDLPIRRVRETINNK